GGAGGACCCTACCCACTACAAGAATCTGGTCAGACAAAACGGAGGTGCCGCTACTGACGGCTACACGGCCGGGTATAACGACATGATTCTTCAGTCTGCTATGGCCGACGAGATGAAGCGCGCGTCGGGCCCGAGCACGCGTCATTGAATCATGTTGATGCAGAACCTCAACCTGACAGTTCTTGCCCAACGCGCGCCCGCCTTCCAGGCGGCGTGATTGGAAAATCAATACCTCATGTTTGCTACCGCGATGTAAGGTTTCCTAGTGGTCGACAACCAGCAGCGACCTTATGCTAACCAattttttaatttttttaCTCTAGCAAAAGTCAACATGATCGCCTGGTTTGTCTACACCTTGGTCCGACAAATGTTTTGAACGGATTTCACTTGGGACGATGGAGGAAGCGATGGCCTAGGATTGTCATTTGGCTGTTTTGGGTTCAGCCAAAACTCTCTTCATTGTTTCTACCCGATTTCTCATGACCCAGGGCTCGCATCGTGGAAGATGCTCAACCCGTATTGCAAGTTGATGCAAGTGCGATTGCCATTCATTTGAAGCTCTGCAGGAGCCAACGCCGTTGTTGAAACCGTTTTCCCTTTGAATCCCCCTCAACGCCAGACTATTCTGAACAAAGAAACTAAAATGCTCGAGGCATTACGTTGAAGGCAGAACCCCCTAGGCAGAGGAATAGGTCTGCTTAGGGAAGGGGTAACTAGGACCATGTTAGCAAATGATGGCAGAGAGATGTGCCAAAGCCAGTTTCGAGCTTATTTGTGCAAAGCTTGAGCAGCGGCCGGCCCATTCAAACCATAGTAAAAGACATAACGGGGGTACTTACGAAGGGCCAAGCTCCTGGATGCTCAGCTTAGCCAGCCACTGGCCCATGTCAATAGACTCGTCGAGCGACTTGCCGTCAACAAGACCAGCCATCAGACCGCCAGCAAAGGCATCACCAGCTCCGTTGGTGTCGTTGATCTGCTCCTTAGCGATGGGCTTGACAGGGTACTCCTTGACACTGTCCTCGCCCTGGACGGCGACCAGGGTGGGGTCGGTGCCCTGGGTGATAATGGCGACGCGCTTGCGCTGCTTGTTTTCCTTGGGCAGGTTGGCGAGGTGCTTGGCGATCTCCTTGAGGTCGGTGGTGCCGACGTTGTGGGACTCGGCGTAagcggcggcctcggtctcgttGCCGATGATGTAGTCCCAGTAGGGGGCACTGGCGTCAAGGGGGTCCTTGAAGAACTGGGGGATGAAGGGGGCCGACAAGCTAACAGCAAAGACCTTGTTGTtcttggcggcctcctcggcgagcttctggATGGCGGCAGGGCAGACGGTGAAGTGGTAGCCGCCAATGTAGTAGGCCTGGGCGCCTTCCACGAGCTTCCAGACGTCCGGGCGAGTCAGGTGCTCGAGGTCGTAGTggttggcggcgccgaggtcggtGCACATGGAGCGGTTGTGGccggtgatgacgacggcgcagcgGCCGGTGGCAATCTTAGGGTCGACGCGGTACTCGACGCGGAGACCGGCCGTCTTGACGGCGTCATGGAGAATGGAGGCATacttgtcgtcgccgacacCTCCGAGGTAGACGACTGAGTTGGGCGGGAGGATGTACTGGGCACCGCGGGCCGTGTtctgggcggcgccgccggcgatgagcTTAGCGTCAAAGTTGTTGAGGAGGTCCTCGTAGATGCCGAGgtgcttctcctcggcgaggatggcgtcgTTAGCCTTGAGGCCGTACTTGGCGAGGAgagcctcgtcgccgactgCTTGAATGTCTACATTGCGGTGTTAGTGAGGAAGCTCGGTGCTAAAGTGAATGAGGGGTAATGCGTCGGAAGGTTTGTGCGGCGCATCGACCAAAGAGCCCGACCAGGGACGCAGACAAGGACTCCTTACCAAGCAGAGGGTTCTCGAGGCACAGAAGACGGAAATCCTGAGACGCCATTTTGTTCAATTGAGGTATTCTAGGGTGTATAGAGGAAGTGTGGAAGGGGCGGAGGTTGTGGGAGCTTTCAAAGATTTTGTATTTGGCGCCCCTTCGGACAGTTTTggacgaggggagggggtggagggggatAATGGTGGGGTTGCCGAACTTCGAGGAGGTGGGGTGGTGGGAGAAACGTGCTTGGCCTTGAGCAACGGCAGTGGCAGCAGGGCCAGCAATGGCAGAGCGAGAACTTTGCTGTGGAGGGACGTGTACTGATACTGGTGATGAGAGGACAGGGGCAGGTATAGTGGGGCGGCGAGTTGCAAAGGTTCTTGTTGCTGTCGCATTGAGTGAATTGGCGGTCGTGCAGCGTTGGGTGAGACACCTCGAGGCGGTGACTCTCTGGCAAGCGAACATTGTTGCGCGCGATTGGTTGACGGGATTATGTATGAAGTCAAGCTGTATCGTTTTTTGACGGTGTCTGGAAATCGGAAGAAAAGCGAAGTTGTCGCTGAATAGACCGACCACAGGAGCGGCGGTCCGGTCGATTTTTGAGGTGCTGTGGAAATCAGATCATCATGCCACTGACCAGGGGGACTGTTTCCTTCACAAAATGGGGACATTTGTTTGGTAAAATTCCGATCGATCAATTGAACAGAGGAAAACCACAGCCACCCAAAGTAGCTGGATTTAGGAGGAGGGATCCCACAGGCCACCCTCGTCCACGCTCTGATTCTAAACTGTCATAAACCCCGTTTTTTTGTTTCTTGATTCATCCACACACAAACTCCCGGCGTCTTATTCATCACTTGGGTTCTGGTGTACGTTGAGTTCCTCTTCCCTCGCTCTCTCATGGTGGGGATGGGGAATCATGGCGTGATCATTTCAATGCGCAAAATGCCTTTTAGTACTTGCCGACGAGCTACCAGATAAACTGCCCTCGCGAGTACCCTCAAAAGATGCCAGCCGCGTAACACCATCCCAATGGAACCCTGAAATCCAGCCAAACTATGATGACCTTTATTCCTTCGTCTTCTGGGTACCACGCAGCAGACCCGTCCGTCTCGCAGCAATAAGACCGGCCTTCTGTCCCTGGACGGCGTAGCGGGAGATGGTCGAGGCCTTACCGATGTGCTGGTGGTTACCACCACCGTGGGGATGGTCGACGGGGTTCATGGCAACACCACGAGTTCTGGGCCAGTTGGCACCACGCTTGACAGCGAACTTGTGCTTGGCGCGAGAAGCCTCTGTAGGGAGGTGTTAGCAGGTCATCTCAATGGACTGCATCATTCTGCGGTCTTGGTCCATCCGCAACGAGGGGGAGCAGAAACGTACTCAGGAGAGGCTTGTCGGTACGGCCACCGCCGGCAACGATACCGATCATGCCGCGGGACTCAGAGTGGACGACCTTCTTGGCGCCGGAGGGGAGCTTGATGCGGGTCTTGCCCTCATCGGGGTTGTGGCCGACAATGGTGATGTAGTTGCCGGAGGTGCGGCCCAGGGTGCCACGGTCGCCGATCTTGGTCTCGACGTTGGAGACGACGGTACCCTCAGGCATGGAGCCAAGGGGCAGAACGTTGCCGACGGTCAGGGCAGCCTTCTTGCCGGCGTAGATGAACTGGCCGGTGTACATGCCCTCGTTGGCGATGAAGGTCTCGGTGTGCTGCTTGAACTTGTACGGGTCGCGGAAGACGACCTGGGCAAGGGGAGCGCCACGGCCGGGGTCGTGGATGATATCCTTCACGATACCACGGAGGTAACCGTGTCTCTCGGCATAGTCGAGGTTGCGGAACTTCGCGGGGGCCTGCACAGTAACTTCGTTAGGAACAAGATGCCGTCGCGTCGCGGGGGTTCGGTAGGGTCGAATCTCACCTTGTTCAGGCGGGTGTTGGCCGTGAAGATAGAGCCACGGCCCCTTCTCTGGTTACGGATCTGAGGAAGATAGTGTCAGCGCTCGTTGCTTCTGCCACATGCAAGTCCATCTCGGAGACGGATGGGAAAATTCGTGGTTTTCGGAATCGACGAATATGGGGCGCGGCGACACGCAACATGTCGAAAATGCGCAGGTGTTTCTGTACCCGACGGGCAATCGAGTGTTCAACAGGGCAATTACTTACAACGCGACCCATCTTGGCTGTCCTCTGGCGTTCGGAGGGCTAGGTGTTGTCGTCGGTGGTGATGGTTGGGAATTTCAAAAGTCACCTCGAGACAATTTTGCTAGAGAAGGAGGTCGTGGGCCGGCGGAAAGTGTGCCCTGGGCCCCACACTGACTTTTCCCATTAACCGAGCCTGTCACGTGCATGGCGACGTCCCGTCAGTACTTTGCGTCGGGTGATTTCAGAGCTAGTGTCTGTAGTTCGGACAGGAAAAATGCTGGTGGCGCGGCCCCACAAGTCCACTGCTGTTTGGCCAGCCCACACCGGCCTTCCTCAAGGACAATCGCCCATTACATCGCGTCACGATCTCCGCACTTTACCCTCACGTCTAGAACGGCTATCCACAACTCCGGCGACCCGTAGCCACGATATCCTCAGCAGTATCATGCACTCAACGTGCTTCATACATCATGACCCGCTCTGACGATGCAGACAGAAAAGGCATGGGACCGGCATAAATTATGTGCGCTTCTGTTTTACTTGGTTTATCATTCCTCTCACTGCCTGATGCGTTTATTCAAGGCTGCATTCTGATGTTCTGTCAGAATTGTCGTGTCCGACCAAAATCCAGTGTGTTTTGTGGGCTGCCATGTCTTAGAGCCCTTTGGAGCCAGTTCGGCAAGATTGCCACGGCCCTGGAGTTCTGGGCGGAATGGTGTGGTCCAGCGATCAACATCATCGAAATGCCCGCCGGGGTCGGAGTAGGCTTCACTTCACGAACCGGATCACGGACTTGCGCCGCATGCCCAACATCGGCGTTTTTGGGCGGATGCGGCCATGGCCTCGCCCTTGTGGAGCGAGCACGCGGGATCAGCACGTATCGCCGCAAACGATTGCTGTGGTCCGGTCGCCTCCAGTGAGGTGCCGCCGTAGCATCGCTGAATACGCGGTCGGTGTCCTACTTCTACAACTGCACACTCATCAAGTTTGAGGGACAGGCAGGTTTTTGACGGTCGTGTCGAAATCATTTATACTTCTGTTCCAGGTGTGTGACGTGTTCAAGTACCATGTTGCCCTATCCTGGTTATCTGGGCCACTGACTTGGAAACGGCATCCATCCATAGCCCCTGTCGATTATTTCGAGTTTGGGGATGAGAAATGTGTCCTACATCGCAAAGCTGCGTTGGACCACGATTGTGTCCGGCAGGGCTGACAGGCTGTGTTCGGCTGCATGGCCTTGTGACTGCGGACAAGACGGTCCGAAGGACATGGACGATGATACTGTGGACATGCTTTGCAAGTGCCGAGCGAATGCCCATGATACTCCGAGTGAAGATGCAGATTCCCATCGCGGCAGCAAAGGATTCGTGTGGAATGCGTCAGTTGCCTGTTGACCGATGTGCTTTTTGTTATTGTCTAGGTGGGCAGCCGCAGGGAGGTCAAAGATGGATCAGTGGAACATGGGGGAAAGAGGCGGAACCAGTGCAGAAGGACAGAATTCGCCAGCCCAAATCGCCGGGAATAGCCTCATCTTAGGCAAGCGAACATGCTCAGTTTCGACCAGCCGCCAGGTGTCTCATTCTGCACACGACACTAGTATGCAGCTATTTTGCAGGGGTGCTTTTATGCGACCGGCAAGGTTCCTATGTACGGAAGAGTCATCGTCACCACTGCGGGCAACCCAGTCATTCTTGGAGGCAGTTTTTATTCATTTGGTTGATGGTCGTTGAGAAGGTGCGCAGGGTCTGTGGTGTGTGGTTGGGGGGGAAAGTTCCAGTCTGGGATATCCCACGGTAGTTCGTCAGGTGGGGTACTGGCAACGTGGGTTCTCCAAGCTCTTGGAGGGCAAGCTGGAAAGCCGGTGAAGCAAAGTTCTAGGAACAGAAGGGCGGGCAGCAGGTAGAAAGCTGCTATAATGAAGCAGCTTCTTTCTTACTtacgacgaggaggttgtTGGACACGCTGCACGGCGTCTATGATAACTGTGTTGAAAGGTAACGGAGAAAGATGAAGTTGCAAGTAGGCAATTTAGAATTCGAAAATGACTCGGGCCTATCAGAGAACCAGGCTCAAAGGAGACGCGGCTCGAACGTGACTTAATTAGTCCCGTGGTGGGCGTTCGAAACTTCCTCAATTCTTCCTACAGTACACCGACGCGCCTAACCTCCACCTACCACGATACCCACCTCAATCTACTTCGACACCACAACCCACACAGCAGCCATCAACGCAAACCacagaaaaaaaacaagatggccgacgacgattCTTCGGACCTGTCCTCGctgtcgtcgctgtcgccaGTCCCGTCTGACATCGAATCCGATGCTGAGCCGCAGCCCGAAACGAAGAAGGGCGGTGGCTTTGGTGGCCTTTTGAAGTTCTTCCCCAAACTCCCCAAAGGCTTGAAGGCCACAAACCAGTCCAAGGAGCCCTCACCGCCCCCTCGGAAGAGATCGCCCTCACCGCCACACGAAAATGCCTTCGAAGATAACCCAGACATTGCTGTATGTCAATTGTCGCGTCGTTTTGCGCCTAAGACGCGTCGATTCGTGTGCCCCACGTCATAGGCTCTGCTAACGCATCTCCAGTTCTTGGTCATGTTCCGAAGCCGATTTAACGATGCCTTCCCGAAATCTCTTGTCAACTTCGGCCCCCaagagctcgagctcgacatTGTCGACAATCCTCCCGGTGAACGAGTCGAAGCCTTCCTCTGTGCACTACTGTTCTTACTTCTCAACCGCAAGCAGGACGTCAAGTACGTTGATGCGCTACCAAACGCAAGCTTTCCACGCGTTGCTAACTGACTCGGTAGAGCTGGTCAATACTCAAAGGCTCTGGATGACGCCTTGTCTGCCCACAAATCGCAATGGCCACGGTCTTGGGGGGGCGTCAGTCCGCTGTCGGGCAGCAATACTTTTCACAGCATCGCACCCACCCAGAGGGTGAGTACAGAGCCAATCAAGCTTTCATCTACCCAGTGTAGAGCTTACGGCTGACTCTTTACTCAAGCTTTCCCTCCTCCGCGCCTTGGCTCTTTGGTCACTCTCGGCGTCCGAGACTGTCAAGGCAATCATCAACAAATCTTACAAAGGCAACCGCCACGAAGACGACCTGAACCAACCGCTCTCAGTTCAGCCATGGGGGTCGGACAGCGATAAGAGACGGTACTATTTGATTGAGGGCCTAGACGATACAGCTTTCCGCGTCTATCGAGAGAGCAACCCGGCGGGTTTCAATCGGACCTGGTGGTCGGTCGCGGGTTCAATCGATGAGATCAAGGCCCTTGCAGATAAATTGATGACCAAGGACGGTGGGCCCAACTCCAggaagctcgccgagaagatgTTGACGGCCATCCCTCGCTTTGAGGCTACAGAGGAGGTGTGTCATTTTTCCCTGGTTTCAGTTCTGAACAATGACTAACGAGGACAGAAACGGCGACGTAGAGAATATCGACAGGCCCAGAAGGCCCGGTTCAAACGCCCTGAACCTGGCTTCTCTGTCTACGAAGGCCGCACTAGAGGCAAGCGGATCAAGTATACCTactccgacgacgatgacttCACAGACTCGTCCACTCGACGCTCAGCCCGCAACACAGGCACCAGCACACCAGCGGAACCAACTGGGCCAGTGACTACAGCGAGCGGACGTCAAATTAGGGCCCCCCCGAGGCTCAATGCTAGCAGTGCGGCTGGGAGTGTGAACGGAGACTCGGAGGATTCGCGCCAGCAGTCCGAGCCTGCTGTTGGTCCCGGTGGCCGACCCCGAAGAGCTGCCGCGGTCAACCATGGTACGAATGGGTGGTCATCAAGAGAGGCTCGCACTCGTGGACGCGGCTCTatggatgatgacgacgacgacgacgtcgttaGCGAACCTGAACTgggcgacgatgaagaagagcatATCCCGGACGAGacagaagaggaagaagaggaccTAGACGAGGACCTGGAGATGGCAGATGATGAGTTGGGTGATGAACCGCGCAAGAGTCTGATCGTCAAGCTTTCAGTCAAGAAGTCTCCCACCACAAACAAACCGACCATGATCACCCCTGCTTCGGAGGATGACAGGACCATACGGAGCGACAACGAGCTGGTAGACGAGATTGTTGCCAAGCCCAAAGAGAGGACACCAGAGCCGGTCATCAATGTTGCAACCAACAAGCAAACTCTCAGTCCTGTGGCCGTACCGACCTCTCTAGCCTTCAGGGGCAGCCCAGACAAGCCTCACTCTTTGCCGCGGCCTGTGGATGTTGGCTCGCACGAGTAAGGCTCACCAGCTGTCAGTTATGGCAAATGTTTTTCAGGCGTTCGACGGTAAATTTTCCACGCGGAGTACGGATAGATGAAGGAAAACACAAAGGCGACTAAACGACACATTTTGGGAGTGCTTGCTGTCACATAGACAGTACTGTGATTAGTACTATTGCTGGTTTACGCATCTTTCGATGCAATTGTACCAAGAGGTACCCGGCTTGCAGAGACATTCTGCCTTGAGTTTTAGTTGTACAGATACCATACCAGTCATATCTTCCTTGCCCTTGAGGTATCTCTCAGCTCGTTACAGTTCTTTCTTTGTCCTCCAGCTTGACCCCCTTTGCGGCGGCAGCTGCCAATTGTTCACGCCATACCACCACCTCCGTACCTTGGCGCCTATTGTGCCGCCGTGAACCTGCGCGTTTCTGTTCCAATGGTGCCAGCCGATGAGAAACAAGTTGTAAACGACCCCTTGAGCCAGCGGCATCATGACCTTTGCCACGTCAATATCGGATCCGCACGGTGACTTGGTATAGCCGAGTTACACACCTGGTCCCTGACAGTGATCCACGCTACCCGACCCCAAGTGTCGGCCTTGGAAATGCTGTGCAGGTAGCTCTGCTCAAAGCGCAGGTCGGGCATGGGCGGGAGCTTCGCCGACCGCTGCTTTGGGTTCACGATGCTGCGGGGGATGTAGTCGTCGagctcatcatcatcgaggTCATCGTGCGACAGGACGGGTTCTAATGTCACGGGCTCCTTTTCGGAGGCGGCTGTGGAGGGATTGAGGTCGTGGTTTGGTGACGGGGTCCGGTTGATGTGCGCGGTCTGTATCGTCTCTGCGACTTGTATGGGCACGGAGGAGGCCATGTTGGTCGTGCCGCGCGTTTGGTCGAGCTGGGGgagtgggcggcgacggcttgTTCTGCGAGGTCGGGGGAGCTTGTATATCGGGAGGGTGGCAGGCGTGCTGCGAGGTTGCGATAGAGTTGGCTCGTTAATTGCATAGTGAGTGAAGTTGTCGAAGCTCGCATATCTACATATAATACCCACTCGCTGAGGTCATCGCATCGGCTGTCCCTCAGTTTGGGGATCGGTATTAAATCGGGTGGGGTCACGACTAACACAAGCACATGGCCTTGCCTCGGAGCCTGAAGTTGACTTTGGTCCTTGTTGCAGGTCTTATCGACATTACAGTTGCCTGAGAGTCCTATACAAGGGGGGGAAATGCCCTGTTTGCTTGCATGAACCTGACGTTCTCAAACAAGATCAACAAGTATTGCAAGGCTGTCCCAATGCCAATTTCGACTTTAGGCCGGTCAAGAGACAAAGATACTTTAGGTACCTAGTGTATGTGTGAGTGTCGGGCATATTTACCTGGCGCCTTGGGCTGAGTGGCCAGACAAAAGGCACCCAGGTAGGTACAATGAGTATGACTCGCTTGCGGTTTAGCGCCCTACCACGGACACTTGGATTTGGCGTATACCCAGTCAGAGCCGGATCCTTGCCTGGTGACAGCACACTCACAAAAAATCGGCCTCCATACGTGGAGCACCAAGTTTTCTTTCTTGCAACCACCCAACCGCATCGCAACGCATCGTTCCCGCTCGGAGAACcgcgcgacgacgacgacaaatACCTCACCGTCACGCGAACGCGTACCTTCATTTTGTTGTTCCccaagtcttttttaattaCCCTCATTCAAGATGTCGGATCCCCAGGCaaacgaggccgagaagaacgTGAGTTGTTTCCTAATTCCTACGTCGTGGCCTCTGAGcccctccttttttttttggcccCGCGCCCCGAACATGCAGGCTGACGGTTTCCCCTTGATGGGGTGCGACAACAGATCGAGATATGGAAGGTCAAAAAGCTGATCaagcgcctcgaggccgctCGTGGTAACGGCACGTCCATGATCTCGCTCATTATTCGTACGTCTCGCTACCACGATGTCGCTGCAGGTGCTGGGCTCGACTAACCCCCACCACAGCGCCCAAGGACCAGATTTCCCGAGCCGCCAAGATGTTGGCTGAAGAATACGTACGTTGCAGCATTCGTGCCCCTCTCGGCTTGAACCAATAGTAACGAAATTTGTATAGGGAACGGCGTCAAACATCAAGTCTAGAGTCAACAGACAATCTGTGCTTTCGGCCATTACCTCCACCCAGCAACGACTCAAGCTGTACAACAAGGTTCCTCCCAACGGCTTGGTCGTCTACTGCGGTGAAATCTTGACCTCGGAAGGCAAGGAGAGGAAAGTCAACATCGATTTCGAACCCTTCAAGCCCATCAACACGTCTCTCTACCTCTGTGACAACAAGTTCCACACCGAGGCTCTGGCTGAGCTGCTCGAGTCGGACCAGAAGTTTGGTTTCATTATTATGGACGGTAACGGAGCGCTATTCGGTACTCTCTCCGGAAACACCAGAGAAGTCGTCCACAAGTTCTCTGTTGATCTTCCCAAGAAGCACGGCCGTGGTGGTCAGTCCGCCCTTCGTTTCGCCCGTCTTCGTGAGGAGAAACGCCACAACTACGTCCGCAAGGTTGCAGAGTTGGCCGTCCAGAACTTCATCACCAATGACAAACCCAACGTCGCCGGTCTGATTTTGGCTGGTTCCGCCGATTTCAAGACTGACCTCAACGCCTCCGATCTGTTCGACAACCGTCTGGCCACCAAGGTCATCAAAGTCGTTGATGTTTCCTACGGTGGCGAGAACGGTTTCAACCAGGCCATTGAACTGTCTTCCGAGACTCTCGGCAACGTCAAGTTCAtccaggagaagaagcttaTCGGAAAGTACTTTGAGGAGATCAGCCAGGACACTGGACGCGTCTGCTACGGTATCGACGACACTCTGAAGGCTCTGGAACTCGGTGCTGTTGAGACTCTCATCGTTTTCGAGAACTTGGAGATTACCCGCTGGAAGCTCAAGGACAGCCAGGGCGTCGAGCACCTTTTACACACCACCAAGCAGCAGGAAGGGGGTGACCGCGCCATCTTTATGGACAAGGAGACCGGCCAAGAGATGGAAGTCGTTACCCAAGAATCCTTCCTCGAGTGGATTGCGGAGCACTACAAGGACTTTGGTACCAACCTCGAGTTCGTCTCGGACCGTTCTACCGAAGGAAACCAGTTCGTCAAGGGATTCGGTGGTATCGGTGGTATCCTCCGATACAAGGTGAACTTTGAGCAGTTGGCTGATattgatgacgatgatgagtACTACGACGGTATGTGGCTCCTCTTACGCCCCACGTCACCGCAATTAACTGACCCTTCCCTGTTTAGATTGACCAACCGAGCCCCTCGAGAACGAGGGATCGACTCAAGTACCGTCTCTGAAGCATAACAGCGAAGAGGAGTCCGCGCGCACAGCGTCAcagcccgcgcccgcgcccgagCCCCAGCCGAAGGTCGCTCATCGACTCCTTGCAGACAGGAGCCCGATGAGCCCGGCTCACCTCACCCACCAAGTGGCGCGCCCGAGCCCGCTTCGGTCTGTTATGAAGGCCTCTTGAGTTGAAACCTAGTCTACAGGTATGATCACTTTGCTCGGCTGTTGCAAGAGCATGTGCCTAACTAGTTTCCAGATGTTCCTCTAGCAGATAGGGGACACTCAGGAGCGGTCGGGAGGCGACCGCTTGTTGATCGCGACTAGATAGAATGAAAATTTATTAAATGCTCAGTCACTCCTTTAGGCAAATGAAAGATACCTAGCTTTGATGACCTGTGCATGTTGAGTGGGTTGAAGCATTGTTGCTCTAGCCCTCGTAACTTGCGATTTGAACTCTTTCCTCATTTACCATCGACAAAAACGTGTGCAACTTCCAGGGACTTTACCAGCAGCTATAGTGCAGTTCTTTATCCGATATGCAACTAAACCGCTAGATTGGATATGTACACAATCCCCATACACTTCGTCTCAATCACGAACGCCAACCTGTGTAAGTCATCAACGACATTGTGAACATGAGACCACTCACTCCCCGACCCAGCAACGCCTTGCATCGGGGCTACTCGACTCAGCATGCCGCCCCTTTTCTCGAAGCGAGAATCGCTGAAATTCTACACTCCAAGAAGGAAATACCAGACCACCTCtcaccgacgccatcgcATCTCCTCAATGTCTTGTTCTCAGATATTTTTCCTTCGCCCACGCCTTCGTCGTGCTCCGATCCCTCCCCGCCAAAACATTCCACACTACAAGACCCTAGTCACACACTACCTCAGGGCCATCATCTAGTCTACTTTCCCCTACAAACCCCGCCGTCGGGGCTTATGCTGGACGGCACGGACCCGGACCACTGTCCCGGCGCGCCGTTCACGCGTCGTTTGTGGGCGGGCGGTGAAGTCCGGTTTCGCAAGGACTGGGAGGACGATCTTCGTCTAGATGGGCGGCGGGTCAGATGTGTTGAGAGCGTGGATGACGTGAGGGCCGAGAAGGGGAGGGTTTGGGTCGAGCTCTGGCGGCGGtacggggcggcggcggcctctgcCGTCGGGTGTGGAGATGGTCCTGCGATCgaagagaggaggacgtTGGCTTTTCTTCCGGCGATCGATGCTCCCGCCCCCGCGCGGCGAATCTTGAAGCGTATGTtgccttttttcttctgAAGGAAAATCTTTCTTTGGTTTCTACCGAGTATTGCTATGGGATTGTCGTGGAACAAATTGGAATGTTGACATTCGCGCCAATAGCCCCCCATAAGCCGACAGTTTCTCTCGCGCTCACGCCAACGCAGAATCTGCTCACCAATTTCAGCGCCTTAACATATAACGCGCACGCAATTCACCTCGACCCGGCGTGGGCTGCGCAGGAGGGCCACCCGGCGCCGCTGGTACACGGCCCCCTTTCCCTGGCGCTGATGCTCGCGTTCCTGAACAGGTT
The genomic region above belongs to Colletotrichum higginsianum IMI 349063 chromosome 2, whole genome shotgun sequence and contains:
- a CDS encoding Eukaryotic peptide chain release factor subunit 1, which translates into the protein MSDPQANEAEKNIEIWKVKKLIKRLEAARGNGTSMISLIIPPKDQISRAAKMLAEEYGTASNIKSRVNRQSVLSAITSTQQRLKLYNKVPPNGLVVYCGEILTSEGKERKVNIDFEPFKPINTSLYLCDNKFHTEALAELLESDQKFGFIIMDGNGALFGTLSGNTREVVHKFSVDLPKKHGRGGQSALRFARLREEKRHNYVRKVAELAVQNFITNDKPNVAGLILAGSADFKTDLNASDLFDNRLATKVIKVVDVSYGGENGFNQAIELSSETLGNVKFIQEKKLIGKYFEEISQDTGRVCYGIDDTLKALELGAVETLIVFENLEITRWKLKDSQGVEHLLHTTKQQEGGDRAIFMDKETGQEMEVVTQESFLEWIAEHYKDFGTNLEFVSDRSTEGNQFVKGFGGIGGILRYKVNFEQLADIDDDDEYYDARARARAPAEGRSSTPCRQEPDEPGSPHPPSGAPEPASVCYEGLLS
- a CDS encoding PfkB family carbohydrate kinase, with translation MFACQRVTASRCLTQRCTTANSLNATATRTFATRRPTIPAPVLSSPVSVHVPPQQSSRSAIAGPAATAVAQGQARFSHHPTSSKFGNPTIIPLHPLPSSKTVRRGAKYKIFESSHNLRPFHTSSIHPRIPQLNKMASQDFRLLCLENPLLDIQAVGDEALLAKYGLKANDAILAEEKHLGIYEDLLNNFDAKLIAGGAAQNTARGAQYILPPNSVVYLGGVGDDKYASILHDAVKTAGLRVEYRVDPKIATGRCAVVITGHNRSMCTDLGAANHYDLEHLTRPDVWKLVEGAQAYYIGGYHFTVCPAAIQKLAEEAAKNNKVFAVSLSAPFIPQFFKDPLDASAPYWDYIIGNETEAAAYAESHNVGTTDLKEIAKHLANLPKENKQRKRVAIITQGTDPTLVAVQGEDSVKEYPVKPIAKEQINDTNGAGDAFAGGLMAGLVDGKSLDESIDMGQWLAKLSIQELGPSYPFPKQTYSSA
- a CDS encoding Mitochondrial 3-hydroxyacyl-thioester dehydratase, which encodes MRPLTPRPSNALHRGYSTQHAAPFLEARIAEILHSKKEIPDHLSPTPSHLLNVLFSDIFPSPTPSSCSDPSPPKHSTLQDPSHTLPQGHHLVYFPLQTPPSGLMLDGTDPDHCPGAPFTRRLWAGGEVRFRKDWEDDLRLDGRRVRCVESVDDVRAEKGRVWVELWRRYGAAAASAVGCGDGPAIEERRTLAFLPAIDAPAPARRILKPPHKPTVSLALTPTQNLLTNFSALTYNAHAIHLDPAWAAQEGHPAPLVHGPLSLALMLAFLNRLGKGQSVRWYGYRNLTPLYRDREMTLCVREKGESGAEQKERKWDVWIEGDDGGMAVKGTATTVDL
- a CDS encoding 60S ribosomal protein L2, with translation MGRVIRNQRRGRGSIFTANTRLNKAPAKFRNLDYAERHGYLRGIVKDIIHDPGRGAPLAQVVFRDPYKFKQHTETFIANEGMYTGQFIYAGKKAALTVGNVLPLGSMPEGTVVSNVETKIGDRGTLGRTSGNYITIVGHNPDEGKTRIKLPSGAKKVVHSESRGMIGIVAGGGRTDKPLLKASRAKHKFAVKRGANWPRTRGVAMNPVDHPHGGGNHQHIGKASTISRYAVQGQKAGLIAARRTGLLRGTQKTKE